In Athalia rosae chromosome 6, iyAthRosa1.1, whole genome shotgun sequence, one DNA window encodes the following:
- the LOC105691739 gene encoding collagen alpha-1(I) chain-like isoform X36, with translation MKTWSLWIALLAIARTSLAEEGYVYDRPKNPLITGQPGGTTGPGGPGAGKPQGPQGGYPGSGQGPQNPQGGPSPGGFPGQGGSPGSPGKPQNQGPSPGYPSGGQGYPSGGQGPSSGYPSGRPGGQGPSSGFPSGGQGPSGNYPSSGQGPSSGYPSGRPGGQGPSGGQGPSGGQGPSGNYPSGGQGPSGGQGPSSGYPSGRPGGQGPSGGQGPSGNYPSGGQGPSSGYPSGRPGGQGPSGGQGPSSGYPSGRPGGQGPSGGQGPSGGQGPSGNYPSGGQGPSTGYPGGQGPSGGQGPSGGKGPQGPGGYPSGGQGPSGGFPSGGQGPSGGFPSGGQGPSGGFPSGGQGPSGNSNQGGFPGSPGNFPAGQPVQYDDGNYDDGDYSAIPGEPGRDYPIYSEIPETGFRCDSQQWPGYYADVEAQCQVFHICSNNQTYDFLCPNGTIFHQEYFVCVWWNQFDCASASSLFYLNENLYDYSIIGSPAPQGPPGGYQQGGNQQGQTGSSYPSNQGPQGGNGPSGPGGYPGSGNQNNNGPLGPSGPSGPQGQGYPQGPQGGSSPGGYPGGNFPGNNRPQGPSGPSGPSGQGYPQGPQGGSGPGGYPGSGSPGGNKPQGPSGPSGYPQGPQGGSGPGGYPGSGAPGGNKPQGPSGPSGQGYPQGPQGGSGPGGYPGSGSPGGNKPQGPSGPSGYPQGPQGGSGPGGYPGSGAPGGNKPQGPSGPSGQGYPQGPQGGSGPGGYPGSGSPGGNKPQGPSGPSGYPQGPQGGNGPSSGYPGSGFPQYPQGGSGPGGFPGNNRPQGPSGPSTPPQQGQEGYPSGRPSGPGFPTGPSTPGGFPGGKVPQSDNPFPSDGPSKPDREYLPPRAG, from the exons ATGAAGACGTGGTCGCTGTGGATAG CCTTACTGGCTATCGCCCGCACATCTTTG GCAGAAGAAGGTTACGTTTACGACCGACCGAAGAATCCTTTGATAACTGGACAGCCCGGAGGCACTACGGGACCAGGAGGTCCTGGCGCAGGAAAGCCGCAAGGTCCTCAGGGTGGATATCCCGGATCTGGACAAGGACCTCAGAATCCTCAGGGGGGACCGTCTCCGGGTGGATTCCCTGGGCAAGGAGGATCTCCGGGTTCTCCGGGAAAACCACAGAATCAAGGACCGAGTCCCGGATATCCCTCTGGTGGACAAGGATATCCGAGTGGTGGACAAGGACCGTCTTCTGGATATCCGAGCGGTCGTCCTGGCGGACAGGGACCATCGTCTGGATTTCCGAGTGGCGGACAAGGACCTAGTGGAAATTATCCCAGTAGTGGACAAGGACCATCTTCTGGATATCCGAGTGGTCGTCCTGGCGGACAAGGACCAAGTGGTGGACAAGGTCCCAGTGGTGGACAAGGTCCCAGTGGAAATTATCCAAGTGGAGGACAGGGACCGAGTGGCGGACAAGGACCATCTTCAGGATATCCGAGTGGTCGTCCTGGCGGACAAGGACCAAGTGGTGGACAAGGTCCCAGTGGAAATTATCCAAGTGGAGGACAGGGACCATCTTCTGGATATCCGAGCGGCCGTCCTGGCGGACAAGGACCCAGTGGTGGACAAGGACCATCTTCTGGATACCCGAGCGGTCGTCCTGGCGGACAAGGTCCCAGTGGTGGACAAGGTCCCAGTGGTGGACAAGGTCCCAGTGGAAATTATCCAAGTGGAGGACAGGGACCATCGACTGGATATCCTGGAGGACAAGGACCGAGTGGCGGACAAG GACCGAGTGGTGGAAAGGGTCCTCAAGGACCAGGAGGCTATCCTAGCGGCGGACAAGGGCCAAGTGGAGGTTTCCCCAGTGGTGGACAAGGACCCAGCGGCGGATTCCCCAGTGGTGGACAAGGACCCAGCGGCGGATTCCCTAGTGGTGGACAAGGACCGAGTGGAAATTCAAATCAGGGCGGTTTTCCAGGATCTCCGGGAAATTTCCCCGCTGGTCAACCGGTACAGTATGATGACGGCAATTACGACGACGGCGATTATTCCGCGATACCTGGTGAGCCTGGCCGTGATTATCCTATCTATTCTGAAATCCCTGAGACCGGATTTAGGTGCGACTCTCAACAGTGGCCAGGATACTATGCTGACGTTGAAGCGCAATGTCAAGTTTTCCACATTTGTTCTAATAATCAAACATACGATTTTCTGTGTCCAAACGGGACGATATTCCACCAAGAATACTTCGTCTGTGTCTGGTGGAATCAATTCGACTGTGCTTCCGCGTCTAGTTTGTTCTATCTAAACGAGAATCTCTACGATTACTCGATCATCGGATCTCCCGCGCCACAAGGACCCCCGGGTGGCTATCAACAAGGTGGAAATCAGCAAGGACAAACAGGATCTTCTTATCCATCGAATCAAGGACCTCAAGGTGGCAACGGGCCCAGTGGTCCAGGCGGGTATCCCGGTTCAGGAAACCAGAATAACAACGGACCTCTAGGCCCATCAGGTCCATCGGGTCCTCAAGGACAAGGTTATCCTCAGGGTCCTCAAGGAGGTAGTAGCCCGGGTGGATACCCTGGTGGAAATTTCCCTGGCAACAACAGACCTCAAGGGCCATCAGGACCATCGGGTCCTTCGGGACAAGGATACCCTCAAGGTCCCCAGGGAGGTAGTGGTCCAGGAGGATATCCCGGTTCAGGTTCTCCGGGAGGAAATAAGCCACAAGGTCCATCGGGTCCTTCGGGATATCCCCAAGGTCCGCAGGGAGGTAGTGGTCCAGGAGGATATCCAGGTTCAGGTGCCCCGGGAGGAAACAAGCCACAAGGCCCATCGGGTCCTTCGGGACAAGGATACCCTCAAGGTCCCCAGGGAGGTAGTGGTCCAGGAGGATATCCCGGTTCAGGTTCTCCAGGTGGAAACAAGCCACAAGGCCCATCGGGTCCTTCGGGATACCCCCAAGGTCCGCAGGGAGGTAGTGGTCCAGGAGGATATCCAGGTTCAGGTGCCCCAGGAGGAAACAAGCCACAAGGACCATCGGGTCCTTCGGGACAAGGATACCCTCAAGGTCCCCAGGGAGGTAGCGGTCCAGGAGGATATCCCGGCTCAGGTTCTCCGGGAGGAAACAAGCCACAAGGGCCATCGGGTCCTTCGGGATACCCTCAAGGACCGCAAGGGGGGAACGGACCTTCGAGTGGTTACCCTGGTTCGGGATTCCCACAATATCCCCAGGGAGGAAGCGGTCCAGGAGGTTTCCCTGGAAACAACAGACCCCAGGGACCCTCGGGCCCATCGACTCCACCCCAACAAGGACAAGAAGGCTATCCGAGCGGTAGACCGAGCGGCCCAGGATTCCCAACCGGTCCATCGACTCCCGGAGGTTTTCCAGGAGGAAAAGTTCCGCAATCCGACAACCCATTCCCATCGGACGGACCTTCGAAACCAGACCGTGAATATCTACCACCCCGAGCCGGATAA
- the LOC105691739 gene encoding collagen alpha-1(I) chain-like isoform X29, which produces MKTWSLWIALLAIARTSLAEEGYVYDRPKNPLITGQPGGTTGPGGPGAGKPQGPQGGYPGSGQGPQNPQGGPSPGGFPGQGGSPGSPGKPQNQGPSPGYPSGGQGYPSGGQGPSSGYPSGRPGGQGPSSGFPSGGQGPSGNYPSSGQGPSSGYPSGRPGGQGPSGGQGPSGNYPSGGQGPSTGYPGGQGPSGGQGPSSGYPSGRPGGQGPSGGQGPSSGYPSGRPGGQGPSGGQGPSGNYPSGGQGPSGGQGPSSGYPSGRPGGQGPSGGQGPSGNYPSGGQGPSTGYPGGQGPSGGKGPQGPGGYPSGGQGPSGGFPSGGQGPSGGFPSGGQGPSGGKGPQGPGGYPSGGQGPSGGFPSGGQGPSGGFPSGGQGPSGGFPSGGQGPSGNSNQGGFPGSPGNFPAGQPVQYDDGNYDDGDYSAIPGEPGRDYPIYSEIPETGFRCDSQQWPGYYADVEAQCQVFHICSNNQTYDFLCPNGTIFHQEYFVCVWWNQFDCASASSLFYLNENLYDYSIIGSPAPQGPPGGYQQGGNQQGQTGSSYPSNQGPQGGNGPSGPGGYPGSGNQNNNGPLGPSGPSGPQGQGYPQGPQGGSSPGGYPGGNFPGNNRPQGPSGPSGPSGQGYPQGPQGGSGPGGYPGSGSPGGNKPQGPSGPSGYPQGPQGGSGPGGYPGSGAPGGNKPQGPSGPSGQGYPQGPQGGSGPGGYPGSGSPGGNKPQGPSGPSGYPQGPQGGSGPGGYPGSGAPGGNKPQGPSGPSGQGYPQGPQGGSGPGGYPGSGSPGGNKPQGPSGPSGYPQGPQGGNGPSSGYPGSGFPQYPQGGSGPGGFPGNNRPQGPSGPSTPPQQGQEGYPSGRPSGPGFPTGPSTPGGFPGGKVPQSDNPFPSDGPSKPDREYLPPRAG; this is translated from the exons ATGAAGACGTGGTCGCTGTGGATAG CCTTACTGGCTATCGCCCGCACATCTTTG GCAGAAGAAGGTTACGTTTACGACCGACCGAAGAATCCTTTGATAACTGGACAGCCCGGAGGCACTACGGGACCAGGAGGTCCTGGCGCAGGAAAGCCGCAAGGTCCTCAGGGTGGATATCCCGGATCTGGACAAGGACCTCAGAATCCTCAGGGGGGACCGTCTCCGGGTGGATTCCCTGGGCAAGGAGGATCTCCGGGTTCTCCGGGAAAACCACAGAATCAAGGACCGAGTCCCGGATATCCCTCTGGTGGACAAGGATATCCGAGTGGTGGACAAGGACCGTCTTCTGGATATCCGAGCGGTCGTCCTGGCGGACAGGGACCATCGTCTGGATTTCCGAGTGGCGGACAAGGACCTAGTGGAAATTATCCCAGTAGTGGACAAGGACCATCTTCTGGATATCCGAGTGGTCGTCCTGGCGGACAAGGACCAAGTGGTGGACAAG GTCCCAGTGGAAATTATCCAAGTGGAGGACAGGGACCATCGACTGGATATCCTGGAGGACAAGGACCGAGTGGCGGACAAGGACCATCTTCTGGATATCCGAGCGGTCGTCCTGGCGGACAAGGACCAAGTGGTGGACAAG GACCATCTTCTGGATATCCGAGCGGTCGTCCTGGCGGACAAGGACCAAGTGGTGGACAAGGTCCCAGTGGAAATTATCCAAGTGGAGGACAGGGACCGAGTGGCGGACAAGGACCATCTTCTGGATATCCGAGCGGTCGTCCTGGCGGACAAGGACCAAGTGGTGGACAAGGTCCCAGTGGAAATTATCCAAGTGGAGGACAGGGACCATCGACTGGATATCCTGGAGGACAAGGACCGAGTGGTGGAAAGGGTCCTCAAGGACCAGGAGGCTATCCTAGCGGCGGACAAGGGCCAAGTGGAGGTTTCCCCAGTGGTGGACAAGGACCCAGCGGTGGATTCCCTAGTGGTGGACAAGGACCGAGTGGTGGAAAGGGTCCTCAAGGACCAGGAGGCTATCCTAGCGGCGGACAAGGGCCAAGTGGAGGTTTCCCCAGTGGTGGACAAGGACCCAGCGGCGGATTCCCCAGTGGTGGACAAGGACCCAGCGGCGGATTCCCTAGTGGTGGACAAGGACCGAGTGGAAATTCAAATCAGGGCGGTTTTCCAGGATCTCCGGGAAATTTCCCCGCTGGTCAACCGGTACAGTATGATGACGGCAATTACGACGACGGCGATTATTCCGCGATACCTGGTGAGCCTGGCCGTGATTATCCTATCTATTCTGAAATCCCTGAGACCGGATTTAGGTGCGACTCTCAACAGTGGCCAGGATACTATGCTGACGTTGAAGCGCAATGTCAAGTTTTCCACATTTGTTCTAATAATCAAACATACGATTTTCTGTGTCCAAACGGGACGATATTCCACCAAGAATACTTCGTCTGTGTCTGGTGGAATCAATTCGACTGTGCTTCCGCGTCTAGTTTGTTCTATCTAAACGAGAATCTCTACGATTACTCGATCATCGGATCTCCCGCGCCACAAGGACCCCCGGGTGGCTATCAACAAGGTGGAAATCAGCAAGGACAAACAGGATCTTCTTATCCATCGAATCAAGGACCTCAAGGTGGCAACGGGCCCAGTGGTCCAGGCGGGTATCCCGGTTCAGGAAACCAGAATAACAACGGACCTCTAGGCCCATCAGGTCCATCGGGTCCTCAAGGACAAGGTTATCCTCAGGGTCCTCAAGGAGGTAGTAGCCCGGGTGGATACCCTGGTGGAAATTTCCCTGGCAACAACAGACCTCAAGGGCCATCAGGACCATCGGGTCCTTCGGGACAAGGATACCCTCAAGGTCCCCAGGGAGGTAGTGGTCCAGGAGGATATCCCGGTTCAGGTTCTCCGGGAGGAAATAAGCCACAAGGTCCATCGGGTCCTTCGGGATATCCCCAAGGTCCGCAGGGAGGTAGTGGTCCAGGAGGATATCCAGGTTCAGGTGCCCCGGGAGGAAACAAGCCACAAGGCCCATCGGGTCCTTCGGGACAAGGATACCCTCAAGGTCCCCAGGGAGGTAGTGGTCCAGGAGGATATCCCGGTTCAGGTTCTCCAGGTGGAAACAAGCCACAAGGCCCATCGGGTCCTTCGGGATACCCCCAAGGTCCGCAGGGAGGTAGTGGTCCAGGAGGATATCCAGGTTCAGGTGCCCCAGGAGGAAACAAGCCACAAGGACCATCGGGTCCTTCGGGACAAGGATACCCTCAAGGTCCCCAGGGAGGTAGCGGTCCAGGAGGATATCCCGGCTCAGGTTCTCCGGGAGGAAACAAGCCACAAGGGCCATCGGGTCCTTCGGGATACCCTCAAGGACCGCAAGGGGGGAACGGACCTTCGAGTGGTTACCCTGGTTCGGGATTCCCACAATATCCCCAGGGAGGAAGCGGTCCAGGAGGTTTCCCTGGAAACAACAGACCCCAGGGACCCTCGGGCCCATCGACTCCACCCCAACAAGGACAAGAAGGCTATCCGAGCGGTAGACCGAGCGGCCCAGGATTCCCAACCGGTCCATCGACTCCCGGAGGTTTTCCAGGAGGAAAAGTTCCGCAATCCGACAACCCATTCCCATCGGACGGACCTTCGAAACCAGACCGTGAATATCTACCACCCCGAGCCGGATAA
- the LOC105691739 gene encoding collagen alpha-2(I) chain-like isoform X15 — translation MKTWSLWIALLAIARTSLAEEGYVYDRPKNPLITGQPGGTTGPGGPGAGKPQGPQGGYPGSGQGPQNPQGGPSPGGFPGQGGSPGSPGKPQNQGPSPGYPSGGQGYPSGGQGPSSGYPSGRPGGQGPSSGFPSGGQGPSGNYPSSGQGPSSGYPSGRPGGQGPSGGQGPSGNYPSGGQGPSSGYPSGRPGGQGPSGGQGPSSGYPSGRPGGQGPSGGQGPSGGQGPSGNYPSGGQGPSGGQGPSSGYPSGRPGGQGPSGGQGPSGGQGPSGGQGPSSGYPSGRPGGQGPSGGQGPSGNYPSGGQGPSGGQGPSSGYPSGRPGGQGPSGGQGPSGNYPSGGQGPSTGYPGGQGPSGGKGPQGPGGYPSGGQGPSGGFPSGGQGPSGGFPSGGQGPSGGKGPQGPGGYPSGGQGPSGGFPSGGQGPSGGFPSGGQGPSGGFPSGGQGPSGNSNQGGFPGSPGNFPAGQPVQYDDGNYDDGDYSAIPGEPGRDYPIYSEIPETGFRCDSQQWPGYYADVEAQCQVFHICSNNQTYDFLCPNGTIFHQEYFVCVWWNQFDCASASSLFYLNENLYDYSIIGSPAPQGPPGGYQQGGNQQGQTGSSYPSNQGPQGGNGPSGPGGYPGSGNQNNNGPLGPSGPSGPQGQGYPQGPQGGSSPGGYPGGNFPGNNRPQGPSGPSGPSGQGYPQGPQGGSGPGGYPGSGSPGGNKPQGPSGPSGYPQGPQGGSGPGGYPGSGAPGGNKPQGPSGPSGQGYPQGPQGGSGPGGYPGSGSPGGNKPQGPSGPSGYPQGPQGGSGPGGYPGSGAPGGNKPQGPSGPSGQGYPQGPQGGSGPGGYPGSGSPGGNKPQGPSGPSGYPQGPQGGNGPSSGYPGSGFPQYPQGGSGPGGFPGNNRPQGPSGPSTPPQQGQEGYPSGRPSGPGFPTGPSTPGGFPGGKVPQSDNPFPSDGPSKPDREYLPPRAG, via the exons ATGAAGACGTGGTCGCTGTGGATAG CCTTACTGGCTATCGCCCGCACATCTTTG GCAGAAGAAGGTTACGTTTACGACCGACCGAAGAATCCTTTGATAACTGGACAGCCCGGAGGCACTACGGGACCAGGAGGTCCTGGCGCAGGAAAGCCGCAAGGTCCTCAGGGTGGATATCCCGGATCTGGACAAGGACCTCAGAATCCTCAGGGGGGACCGTCTCCGGGTGGATTCCCTGGGCAAGGAGGATCTCCGGGTTCTCCGGGAAAACCACAGAATCAAGGACCGAGTCCCGGATATCCCTCTGGTGGACAAGGATATCCGAGTGGTGGACAAGGACCGTCTTCTGGATATCCGAGCGGTCGTCCTGGCGGACAGGGACCATCGTCTGGATTTCCGAGTGGCGGACAAGGACCTAGTGGAAATTATCCCAGTAGTGGACAAGGACCATCTTCTGGATATCCGAGTGGTCGTCCTGGCGGACAAGGACCAAGTGGTGGACAAG GTCCCAGTGGAAATTATCCAAGTGGAGGACAGGGACCATCTTCTGGATATCCGAGCGGCCGTCCTGGCGGACAAGGACCCAGTGGTGGACAAGGACCATCTTCTGGATACCCGAGCGGTCGTCCTGGCGGACAAGGTCCCAGTGGTGGACAAGGTCCCAGTGGTGGACAAGGTCCCAGTGGAAATTATCCAAGTGGAGGACAGG GACCGAGTGGCGGACAAGGACCATCTTCTGGATATCCGAGCGGTCGTCCTGGCGGACAAGGACCAAGTGGTGGACAAGGTCCCAGTGGAGGACAGGGACCGAGTGGCGGACAAGGACCATCTTCTGGATATCCGAGCGGTCGTCCTGGCGGACAAGGACCAAGTGGTGGACAAGGTCCCAGTGGAAATTATCCAAGTGGAGGACAGGGACCGAGTGGCGGACAAGGACCATCTTCTGGATATCCGAGCGGTCGTCCTGGCGGACAAGGACCAAGTGGTGGACAAGGTCCCAGTGGAAATTATCCAAGTGGAGGACAGGGACCATCGACTGGATATCCTGGAGGACAAGGACCGAGTGGTGGAAAGGGTCCTCAAGGACCAGGAGGCTATCCTAGCGGCGGACAAGGGCCAAGTGGAGGTTTCCCCAGTGGTGGACAAGGACCCAGCGGTGGATTCCCTAGTGGTGGACAAGGACCGAGTGGTGGAAAGGGTCCTCAAGGACCAGGAGGCTATCCTAGCGGCGGACAAGGGCCAAGTGGAGGTTTCCCCAGTGGTGGACAAGGACCCAGCGGCGGATTCCCCAGTGGTGGACAAGGACCCAGCGGCGGATTCCCTAGTGGTGGACAAGGACCGAGTGGAAATTCAAATCAGGGCGGTTTTCCAGGATCTCCGGGAAATTTCCCCGCTGGTCAACCGGTACAGTATGATGACGGCAATTACGACGACGGCGATTATTCCGCGATACCTGGTGAGCCTGGCCGTGATTATCCTATCTATTCTGAAATCCCTGAGACCGGATTTAGGTGCGACTCTCAACAGTGGCCAGGATACTATGCTGACGTTGAAGCGCAATGTCAAGTTTTCCACATTTGTTCTAATAATCAAACATACGATTTTCTGTGTCCAAACGGGACGATATTCCACCAAGAATACTTCGTCTGTGTCTGGTGGAATCAATTCGACTGTGCTTCCGCGTCTAGTTTGTTCTATCTAAACGAGAATCTCTACGATTACTCGATCATCGGATCTCCCGCGCCACAAGGACCCCCGGGTGGCTATCAACAAGGTGGAAATCAGCAAGGACAAACAGGATCTTCTTATCCATCGAATCAAGGACCTCAAGGTGGCAACGGGCCCAGTGGTCCAGGCGGGTATCCCGGTTCAGGAAACCAGAATAACAACGGACCTCTAGGCCCATCAGGTCCATCGGGTCCTCAAGGACAAGGTTATCCTCAGGGTCCTCAAGGAGGTAGTAGCCCGGGTGGATACCCTGGTGGAAATTTCCCTGGCAACAACAGACCTCAAGGGCCATCAGGACCATCGGGTCCTTCGGGACAAGGATACCCTCAAGGTCCCCAGGGAGGTAGTGGTCCAGGAGGATATCCCGGTTCAGGTTCTCCGGGAGGAAATAAGCCACAAGGTCCATCGGGTCCTTCGGGATATCCCCAAGGTCCGCAGGGAGGTAGTGGTCCAGGAGGATATCCAGGTTCAGGTGCCCCGGGAGGAAACAAGCCACAAGGCCCATCGGGTCCTTCGGGACAAGGATACCCTCAAGGTCCCCAGGGAGGTAGTGGTCCAGGAGGATATCCCGGTTCAGGTTCTCCAGGTGGAAACAAGCCACAAGGCCCATCGGGTCCTTCGGGATACCCCCAAGGTCCGCAGGGAGGTAGTGGTCCAGGAGGATATCCAGGTTCAGGTGCCCCAGGAGGAAACAAGCCACAAGGACCATCGGGTCCTTCGGGACAAGGATACCCTCAAGGTCCCCAGGGAGGTAGCGGTCCAGGAGGATATCCCGGCTCAGGTTCTCCGGGAGGAAACAAGCCACAAGGGCCATCGGGTCCTTCGGGATACCCTCAAGGACCGCAAGGGGGGAACGGACCTTCGAGTGGTTACCCTGGTTCGGGATTCCCACAATATCCCCAGGGAGGAAGCGGTCCAGGAGGTTTCCCTGGAAACAACAGACCCCAGGGACCCTCGGGCCCATCGACTCCACCCCAACAAGGACAAGAAGGCTATCCGAGCGGTAGACCGAGCGGCCCAGGATTCCCAACCGGTCCATCGACTCCCGGAGGTTTTCCAGGAGGAAAAGTTCCGCAATCCGACAACCCATTCCCATCGGACGGACCTTCGAAACCAGACCGTGAATATCTACCACCCCGAGCCGGATAA
- the LOC105691739 gene encoding collagen alpha-1(I) chain-like isoform X6 → MKTWSLWIALLAIARTSLAEEGYVYDRPKNPLITGQPGGTTGPGGPGAGKPQGPQGGYPGSGQGPQNPQGGPSPGGFPGQGGSPGSPGKPQNQGPSPGYPSGGQGYPSGGQGPSSGYPSGRPGGQGPSSGFPSGGQGPSGNYPSSGQGPSSGYPSGRPGGQGPSGGQGPSGGQGPSGNYPSGGQGPSGGQGPSSGYPSGRPGGQGPSGGQGPSGNYPSGGQGPSSGYPSGRPGGQGPSGGQGPSSGYPSGRPGGQGPSGGQGPSGGQGPSGNYPSGGQGPSGGQGPSSGYPSGRPGGQGPSGGQGPSSGYPSGRPGGQGPSGGQGPSGNYPSGGQGPSGGQGPSSGYPSGRPGGQGPSGGQGPSGNYPSGGQGPSTGYPGGQGPSGGKGPQGPGGYPSGGQGPSGGFPSGGQGPSGGFPSGGQGPSGGKGPQGPGGYPSGGQGPSGGFPSGGQGPSGGFPSGGQGPSGGFPSGGQGPSGNSNQGGFPGSPGNFPAGQPVQYDDGNYDDGDYSAIPGEPGRDYPIYSEIPETGFRCDSQQWPGYYADVEAQCQVFHICSNNQTYDFLCPNGTIFHQEYFVCVWWNQFDCASASSLFYLNENLYDYSIIGSPAPQGPPGGYQQGGNQQGQTGSSYPSNQGPQGGNGPSGPGGYPGSGNQNNNGPLGPSGPSGPQGQGYPQGPQGGSSPGGYPGGNFPGNNRPQGPSGPSGPSGQGYPQGPQGGSGPGGYPGSGSPGGNKPQGPSGPSGYPQGPQGGSGPGGYPGSGAPGGNKPQGPSGPSGQGYPQGPQGGSGPGGYPGSGSPGGNKPQGPSGPSGYPQGPQGGSGPGGYPGSGAPGGNKPQGPSGPSGQGYPQGPQGGSGPGGYPGSGSPGGNKPQGPSGPSGYPQGPQGGNGPSSGYPGSGFPQYPQGGSGPGGFPGNNRPQGPSGPSTPPQQGQEGYPSGRPSGPGFPTGPSTPGGFPGGKVPQSDNPFPSDGPSKPDREYLPPRAG, encoded by the exons ATGAAGACGTGGTCGCTGTGGATAG CCTTACTGGCTATCGCCCGCACATCTTTG GCAGAAGAAGGTTACGTTTACGACCGACCGAAGAATCCTTTGATAACTGGACAGCCCGGAGGCACTACGGGACCAGGAGGTCCTGGCGCAGGAAAGCCGCAAGGTCCTCAGGGTGGATATCCCGGATCTGGACAAGGACCTCAGAATCCTCAGGGGGGACCGTCTCCGGGTGGATTCCCTGGGCAAGGAGGATCTCCGGGTTCTCCGGGAAAACCACAGAATCAAGGACCGAGTCCCGGATATCCCTCTGGTGGACAAGGATATCCGAGTGGTGGACAAGGACCGTCTTCTGGATATCCGAGCGGTCGTCCTGGCGGACAGGGACCATCGTCTGGATTTCCGAGTGGCGGACAAGGACCTAGTGGAAATTATCCCAGTAGTGGACAAGGACCATCTTCTGGATATCCGAGTGGTCGTCCTGGCGGACAAGGACCAAGTGGTGGACAAGGTCCCAGTGGTGGACAAGGTCCCAGTGGAAATTATCCAAGTGGAGGACAGGGACCGAGTGGCGGACAAGGACCATCTTCAGGATATCCGAGTGGTCGTCCTGGCGGACAAGGACCAAGTGGTGGACAAGGTCCCAGTGGAAATTATCCAAGTGGAGGACAGGGACCATCTTCTGGATATCCGAGCGGCCGTCCTGGCGGACAAGGACCCAGTGGTGGACAAGGACCATCTTCTGGATACCCGAGCGGTCGTCCTGGCGGACAAGGTCCCAGTGGTGGACAAGGTCCCAGTGGTGGACAAGGTCCCAGTGGAAATTATCCAAGTGGAGGACAGG GACCGAGTGGCGGACAAGGACCATCTTCTGGATATCCGAGCGGTCGTCCTGGCGGACAAGGACCAAGTGGTGGACAAG GACCATCTTCTGGATATCCGAGCGGTCGTCCTGGCGGACAAGGACCAAGTGGTGGACAAGGTCCCAGTGGAAATTATCCAAGTGGAGGACAGGGACCGAGTGGCGGACAAGGACCATCTTCTGGATATCCGAGCGGTCGTCCTGGCGGACAAGGACCAAGTGGTGGACAAGGTCCCAGTGGAAATTATCCAAGTGGAGGACAGGGACCATCGACTGGATATCCTGGAGGACAAGGACCGAGTGGTGGAAAGGGTCCTCAAGGACCAGGAGGCTATCCTAGCGGCGGACAAGGGCCAAGTGGAGGTTTCCCCAGTGGTGGACAAGGACCCAGCGGTGGATTCCCTAGTGGTGGACAAGGACCGAGTGGTGGAAAGGGTCCTCAAGGACCAGGAGGCTATCCTAGCGGCGGACAAGGGCCAAGTGGAGGTTTCCCCAGTGGTGGACAAGGACCCAGCGGCGGATTCCCCAGTGGTGGACAAGGACCCAGCGGCGGATTCCCTAGTGGTGGACAAGGACCGAGTGGAAATTCAAATCAGGGCGGTTTTCCAGGATCTCCGGGAAATTTCCCCGCTGGTCAACCGGTACAGTATGATGACGGCAATTACGACGACGGCGATTATTCCGCGATACCTGGTGAGCCTGGCCGTGATTATCCTATCTATTCTGAAATCCCTGAGACCGGATTTAGGTGCGACTCTCAACAGTGGCCAGGATACTATGCTGACGTTGAAGCGCAATGTCAAGTTTTCCACATTTGTTCTAATAATCAAACATACGATTTTCTGTGTCCAAACGGGACGATATTCCACCAAGAATACTTCGTCTGTGTCTGGTGGAATCAATTCGACTGTGCTTCCGCGTCTAGTTTGTTCTATCTAAACGAGAATCTCTACGATTACTCGATCATCGGATCTCCCGCGCCACAAGGACCCCCGGGTGGCTATCAACAAGGTGGAAATCAGCAAGGACAAACAGGATCTTCTTATCCATCGAATCAAGGACCTCAAGGTGGCAACGGGCCCAGTGGTCCAGGCGGGTATCCCGGTTCAGGAAACCAGAATAACAACGGACCTCTAGGCCCATCAGGTCCATCGGGTCCTCAAGGACAAGGTTATCCTCAGGGTCCTCAAGGAGGTAGTAGCCCGGGTGGATACCCTGGTGGAAATTTCCCTGGCAACAACAGACCTCAAGGGCCATCAGGACCATCGGGTCCTTCGGGACAAGGATACCCTCAAGGTCCCCAGGGAGGTAGTGGTCCAGGAGGATATCCCGGTTCAGGTTCTCCGGGAGGAAATAAGCCACAAGGTCCATCGGGTCCTTCGGGATATCCCCAAGGTCCGCAGGGAGGTAGTGGTCCAGGAGGATATCCAGGTTCAGGTGCCCCGGGAGGAAACAAGCCACAAGGCCCATCGGGTCCTTCGGGACAAGGATACCCTCAAGGTCCCCAGGGAGGTAGTGGTCCAGGAGGATATCCCGGTTCAGGTTCTCCAGGTGGAAACAAGCCACAAGGCCCATCGGGTCCTTCGGGATACCCCCAAGGTCCGCAGGGAGGTAGTGGTCCAGGAGGATATCCAGGTTCAGGTGCCCCAGGAGGAAACAAGCCACAAGGACCATCGGGTCCTTCGGGACAAGGATACCCTCAAGGTCCCCAGGGAGGTAGCGGTCCAGGAGGATATCCCGGCTCAGGTTCTCCGGGAGGAAACAAGCCACAAGGGCCATCGGGTCCTTCGGGATACCCTCAAGGACCGCAAGGGGGGAACGGACCTTCGAGTGGTTACCCTGGTTCGGGATTCCCACAATATCCCCAGGGAGGAAGCGGTCCAGGAGGTTTCCCTGGAAACAACAGACCCCAGGGACCCTCGGGCCCATCGACTCCACCCCAACAAGGACAAGAAGGCTATCCGAGCGGTAGACCGAGCGGCCCAGGATTCCCAACCGGTCCATCGACTCCCGGAGGTTTTCCAGGAGGAAAAGTTCCGCAATCCGACAACCCATTCCCATCGGACGGACCTTCGAAACCAGACCGTGAATATCTACCACCCCGAGCCGGATAA